From a single Bacillus gobiensis genomic region:
- a CDS encoding YgzB family protein, with protein sequence MAKYTSKINKIRTFALSLIFVGFIIMYVGLFFMNNIWLVTILMMLGLLSICLSTAVYFWIGMLSTRAVKVICPSCNKETKILGRVDMCMHCREPLTLDKNLEGKEFDENYNRKMK encoded by the coding sequence ATGGCAAAGTATACGAGTAAAATTAATAAAATTCGTACGTTTGCTTTAAGCTTAATATTCGTGGGTTTTATCATTATGTACGTGGGACTCTTTTTCATGAATAACATTTGGCTCGTCACCATTCTTATGATGCTCGGGCTGTTATCCATTTGTTTGAGCACGGCCGTTTACTTTTGGATCGGCATGCTTTCAACAAGGGCTGTCAAAGTTATATGCCCGTCCTGCAATAAGGAAACGAAAATTCTCGGCCGGGTGGATATGTGCATGCATTGCAGAGAGCCGCTCACATTGGATAAGAACCTGGAAGGAAAAGAGTTTGATGAAAATTATAACCGAAAAATGAAATAA
- the perR gene encoding peroxide-responsive transcriptional repressor PerR, which yields MAEHHLKEALDTLKDTGVRITPQRHAILEFLINSMSHPTADDIYKALEGKFPNMSVATVYNNLRVFRETGLVKELTYGDSSSRFDFVTSNHYHAICENCGKIVDFHYPGLDEVEQLASHVTGFKVTHHRLEIYGVCQECEKKETH from the coding sequence ATGGCTGAACATCATTTGAAAGAAGCCTTGGATACGTTGAAGGATACTGGAGTTCGTATTACTCCTCAACGTCATGCGATTTTGGAATTTCTCATAAATTCAATGTCTCACCCTACTGCTGATGATATATATAAAGCCTTAGAAGGCAAATTTCCAAATATGAGCGTGGCAACCGTTTACAATAATTTAAGGGTATTTCGTGAAACGGGTTTAGTTAAGGAGTTAACTTATGGCGATTCTTCTAGCCGGTTTGACTTTGTCACATCGAATCATTACCATGCGATCTGTGAAAATTGCGGTAAAATCGTTGATTTTCATTACCCCGGCCTTGATGAGGTAGAGCAGCTCGCATCCCACGTGACAGGCTTTAAAGTAACCCATCACCGTCTTGAGATATACGGAGTATGTCAAGAGTGCGAGAAAAAAGAAACCCATTAA